A region of Coturnix japonica isolate 7356 chromosome 15, Coturnix japonica 2.1, whole genome shotgun sequence DNA encodes the following proteins:
- the ORAI1 gene encoding calcium release-activated calcium channel protein 1 isoform X1, whose protein sequence is MSLNEHSMQALSWRKLYLSRAKLKASSRTSALLSGFAMVAMVEVQLDAEHDYPRGLLIAFSACTTVLVAVHLFALMISTCILPNIEAVSNVHNLNSVKESPHERMHRHIELAWAFSTVIGTLLFLAEVVLLCWVKFLPLKKNPLDPAQNSNSSITSGQAAAIASTSIMVPFGLIFIVFAVHFYRSLVSHKTDRQFQELNELAEFARLQDQLDHRGDAISPAVTHFA, encoded by the exons ATGAGCCTGAACGAGCACTCGATGCAGGCGCTGTCCTGGCGGAAGCTCTACCTGAGCCGCGCCAAGCTGAAGGCTTCCAGCCGAACCTCCGCGCTGCTCTCCGGCTTCGCCATG gTGGCCATGGTAGAAGTTCAGCTCGATGCAGAACACGACTACCCACGAGGTCTCTTGATAGCCTTCAGTGCCTGTACTACAGTCCTTGTTGCAGTTCACCTTTTTGCACTCATGATAAGTACCTGCATTCTTCCAAACATAGAGGCCGTTAGCAACGTGCATAATCTCAACTCTGTAAAGGAATCTCCTCATGAGCGTATGCATCGGCACATTGAGCTTGCCTGGGCATTTTCTACTGTCATTGGGACTTTGCTCTTTCTTGCAGAGGTGGTGTTGCTGTGTTGGGTGAAGTTTCTTCCCCTGAAGAAGAACCCCCTTGACCCAGCTCAGAACAGCAATTCTAGCATCACTTCAGGACAGGCGGCAGCCATTGCATCGACGTCTATCATGGTTCCCTTTGGACTGATTTTCATTGTCTTTGCAGTCCACTTCTACAGGTCTCTGGTGAGCCATAAAACAGACAGGCAGTTTCAGGAACTGAATGAACTTGCTGAATTTGCACGGCTCCAGGATCAGCTGGATCACAGAGGTGATGCCATCTCCCCAGCTGTTACCCATTTTGCATAA
- the ORAI1 gene encoding calcium release-activated calcium channel protein 1 isoform X2, whose translation MVEVQLDAEHDYPRGLLIAFSACTTVLVAVHLFALMISTCILPNIEAVSNVHNLNSVKESPHERMHRHIELAWAFSTVIGTLLFLAEVVLLCWVKFLPLKKNPLDPAQNSNSSITSGQAAAIASTSIMVPFGLIFIVFAVHFYRSLVSHKTDRQFQELNELAEFARLQDQLDHRGDAISPAVTHFA comes from the coding sequence ATGGTAGAAGTTCAGCTCGATGCAGAACACGACTACCCACGAGGTCTCTTGATAGCCTTCAGTGCCTGTACTACAGTCCTTGTTGCAGTTCACCTTTTTGCACTCATGATAAGTACCTGCATTCTTCCAAACATAGAGGCCGTTAGCAACGTGCATAATCTCAACTCTGTAAAGGAATCTCCTCATGAGCGTATGCATCGGCACATTGAGCTTGCCTGGGCATTTTCTACTGTCATTGGGACTTTGCTCTTTCTTGCAGAGGTGGTGTTGCTGTGTTGGGTGAAGTTTCTTCCCCTGAAGAAGAACCCCCTTGACCCAGCTCAGAACAGCAATTCTAGCATCACTTCAGGACAGGCGGCAGCCATTGCATCGACGTCTATCATGGTTCCCTTTGGACTGATTTTCATTGTCTTTGCAGTCCACTTCTACAGGTCTCTGGTGAGCCATAAAACAGACAGGCAGTTTCAGGAACTGAATGAACTTGCTGAATTTGCACGGCTCCAGGATCAGCTGGATCACAGAGGTGATGCCATCTCCCCAGCTGTTACCCATTTTGCATAA